Proteins found in one Streptococcus iniae genomic segment:
- a CDS encoding ABC transporter ATP-binding protein: protein MTQHVIEMKEITKRFGDFTANDHINLTVKKGEIHALLGENGAGKSTLMNMLAGLLEPTEGEIFINGKAELIDSPSKSSHLGIGMVHQHFMLVEAFTVAENIILGNETVKNGRLDLKEASREIKELSEKYGLAVDTEAKVANISVGAQQRVEILKTLYRGADILIFDEPTAVLTPSEIQELMVIMKNLVKEGKSIVLITHKLDEIRAVADRVTVIRRGKSIQTANVAGVSAKELAEMMVGRSVSFKTEKIPSNPKETVLSIKDLVVDENRGIPAVKGLSLDVRAGEIVGIAGIDGNGQSELIQAITGLRKVKSGSITIKNQEVTHFNSRKITELSVGHVPEDRHKDGLILEMSLAENTALQTYYKEPLSKNGILNYAKINEYARNLMKEFDVRGANELVPARGFSGGNQQKAIIAREVDRNPDLLIVSQPTRGLDVGAIEYIHKRLIEERDKGKAVLVVSFELDEILNLSDRIAVIHDGKIQGIVNPESTNKQELGILMAGGSIDKEEEDV from the coding sequence ATGACACAACATGTCATTGAAATGAAAGAGATTACAAAGAGATTTGGTGATTTTACTGCAAATGACCATATTAATTTGACTGTTAAAAAAGGTGAAATTCATGCCCTTTTAGGTGAAAATGGTGCAGGTAAGTCTACTTTGATGAATATGTTGGCTGGTTTGTTAGAACCAACTGAAGGTGAAATTTTTATCAATGGTAAAGCTGAACTCATTGATTCCCCATCAAAATCTTCGCATCTAGGAATTGGAATGGTTCACCAACACTTTATGTTGGTTGAAGCTTTTACAGTTGCCGAAAATATTATTTTAGGCAATGAAACTGTTAAAAATGGTCGCCTTGATTTGAAAGAAGCAAGTCGTGAAATTAAAGAGTTATCAGAGAAATATGGTTTAGCTGTTGACACAGAAGCTAAAGTTGCCAATATTTCAGTAGGTGCGCAACAACGTGTTGAAATTTTGAAAACACTTTACCGCGGTGCCGATATTCTTATTTTTGATGAGCCAACTGCTGTATTGACACCATCTGAGATTCAAGAATTAATGGTTATCATGAAAAACCTTGTCAAAGAAGGAAAATCCATCGTTTTAATCACTCATAAACTTGATGAGATTAGAGCAGTTGCTGATCGTGTAACAGTTATTAGACGAGGTAAAAGTATTCAGACAGCAAATGTTGCAGGGGTAAGCGCAAAAGAACTTGCTGAAATGATGGTTGGCCGTTCAGTATCTTTTAAAACAGAAAAAATACCATCTAACCCTAAAGAAACTGTTCTTTCTATTAAAGATTTAGTTGTAGACGAAAACCGTGGCATTCCTGCTGTAAAAGGTTTATCTTTAGACGTTAGAGCTGGTGAAATCGTTGGTATTGCTGGGATTGATGGTAATGGACAAAGTGAGTTAATTCAAGCAATTACTGGCTTACGAAAAGTAAAATCTGGTTCTATTACAATTAAAAATCAAGAAGTTACTCATTTCAATTCTAGAAAAATCACAGAACTTTCTGTTGGACATGTGCCTGAAGATCGTCACAAAGATGGTTTGATTTTAGAGATGTCTTTAGCTGAGAACACAGCATTGCAAACGTATTATAAAGAGCCTCTCAGTAAAAATGGTATTTTAAATTATGCAAAAATTAACGAGTATGCTCGTAATCTAATGAAAGAATTTGACGTACGTGGTGCTAATGAATTAGTTCCGGCCCGTGGTTTCTCTGGTGGTAATCAACAAAAAGCAATCATTGCACGTGAAGTTGACCGTAACCCAGATTTATTGATTGTTAGCCAACCAACTCGAGGTCTTGATGTTGGAGCTATCGAGTATATTCATAAACGTTTAATTGAGGAACGTGATAAAGGAAAAGCTGTTTTAGTTGTCAGCTTTGAATTGGATGAGATTTTAAATTTATCAGATCGAATCGCTGTTATTCATGATGGTAAAATTCAAGGAATTGTAAATCCAGAAAGTACCAATAAGCAAGAGCTTGGTATTTTAATGGCAGGTGGTTCAATTGATAAGGAGGAAGAAGATGTCTAA
- the coaA gene encoding type I pantothenate kinase: MTNEFINFSKINRESWKVLHQHSKPLLTEDELKTITGLNDNINITDVIEVYLPLINLIQIYKINQENLSFSKSLFLKKDIQKRPFIIGISGSVAVGKSTTSRLIQLLLARTFKTSKVEMVTTDGFLYPNDYLIANHLLNRKGFPQSYNMELLLNFLDDMKNGQNAEIPVYSHESYDIVPNQLQKIESPDFLIIEGINVFQNQQNNRLYMSDYFDFSIYIDADSNDIEKWYIERFESILNLAKDDQTSFYYKYAKMPRTEAISFASEVWKTINLENLEKFIEPTRNRAEIILHKSKNHKIDEIYVKK, encoded by the coding sequence ATGACCAATGAATTTATCAATTTCTCAAAAATAAATAGAGAATCTTGGAAAGTTTTACATCAGCATTCAAAGCCATTATTAACTGAAGATGAATTAAAAACCATTACTGGTTTAAACGATAATATTAATATTACAGATGTTATAGAGGTTTACTTACCATTAATCAATCTCATTCAGATTTATAAAATCAATCAAGAAAATTTATCATTTTCAAAAAGCTTATTCTTAAAAAAAGATATCCAAAAAAGACCATTTATCATTGGTATATCGGGATCTGTTGCTGTAGGGAAATCAACAACCAGCCGTTTAATACAACTCTTACTTGCGAGAACTTTCAAAACAAGTAAGGTGGAAATGGTTACAACTGATGGCTTTTTATACCCAAATGACTATTTAATTGCTAATCATCTGCTAAACCGAAAAGGATTCCCACAATCCTATAATATGGAACTGCTGCTCAACTTTTTAGATGATATGAAAAATGGTCAAAATGCTGAAATTCCCGTTTATTCTCATGAAAGTTATGATATAGTTCCCAATCAATTGCAAAAAATCGAGAGTCCTGACTTTTTAATCATTGAAGGGATAAATGTTTTTCAAAATCAGCAAAATAACAGGCTCTATATGAGTGATTATTTTGATTTTTCTATTTATATTGACGCAGATAGTAATGATATTGAAAAATGGTATATTGAGCGATTTGAAAGCATTTTAAATTTAGCTAAAGATGATCAAACAAGTTTTTACTACAAATATGCTAAGATGCCTAGAACTGAGGCCATTTCATTTGCTAGTGAGGTTTGGAAAACCATTAATCTTGAAAATTTAGAGAAATTCATCGAACCTACACGAAATCGTGCAGAAATCATTTTACACAAGTCTAAAAACCACAAAATCGATGAAATTTATGTCAAAAAATGA
- a CDS encoding sensor histidine kinase yields MANLKRIYQSDNFGHFFHFFAVFTGIFVVMTMIIIQIMQYGVYSSVDSSLLAVSKNSSVYANLTMERMTSFYFDNQEDAFKNGTEVFKAALVEQPVANTDIILFSSNGTVLNSFDALSGFQNFTLKTNELNAIRTRKLMNFYGHEEKYHTLTVKIHSNRYPAVAYLMAVVNVEQLDRANERYERIIVLVMITFWFISVLASIYLAKWSRKPILESYEKQKMFVENASHELRTPLAVLQNRLETLFRKPNETILENSEPIASSLEEVRNMKILTTNLLNLARRDDGINPELVDVDASFFDAMFENFNLVAEDYGKDFHFENQVKRTIKMDKSLLKQLITILFDNALKYTDSDGQISISVRTTDKNLMVRVLDDGPGIKDMDKKKVFDRFYRVDKARTRTKGGFGLGLSLAKQIVASLNGTISVKDNKPKGTIFEVKL; encoded by the coding sequence ATGGCTAATTTAAAACGTATTTACCAGTCAGATAATTTTGGGCATTTTTTCCATTTTTTTGCAGTCTTTACAGGAATATTTGTTGTCATGACCATGATTATCATTCAAATCATGCAGTACGGTGTTTATTCTTCGGTAGATAGTAGTCTACTTGCTGTGTCAAAAAATTCATCGGTTTATGCTAATTTAACCATGGAACGAATGACCTCATTTTACTTTGATAATCAAGAGGATGCTTTTAAAAATGGAACTGAAGTCTTTAAAGCAGCCTTAGTTGAACAACCAGTTGCCAATACGGATATTATCCTCTTTAGTTCTAACGGAACGGTTTTAAATAGCTTTGATGCGCTATCGGGTTTTCAAAATTTTACCTTAAAAACAAATGAATTAAATGCCATTCGAACACGGAAATTGATGAATTTTTACGGGCATGAAGAAAAATACCATACGCTGACAGTTAAGATTCATTCCAATAGGTACCCAGCGGTGGCTTACCTAATGGCAGTTGTCAATGTGGAACAATTGGACCGTGCCAATGAGCGCTATGAACGAATCATTGTTCTTGTTATGATAACTTTCTGGTTTATTTCTGTTTTGGCCAGTATATACCTTGCAAAATGGAGTCGTAAACCAATTCTTGAAAGTTATGAGAAACAAAAAATGTTTGTTGAAAATGCTAGTCATGAATTAAGAACTCCCTTAGCAGTATTACAAAATCGCTTAGAGACCCTGTTTAGAAAACCTAATGAAACAATTCTGGAAAACAGTGAACCAATTGCTTCGAGTTTAGAAGAAGTGCGCAATATGAAGATCTTAACCACAAATTTATTGAATCTTGCCAGACGCGATGATGGGATTAATCCAGAACTCGTTGATGTGGATGCAAGCTTTTTTGACGCTATGTTTGAAAACTTCAACTTAGTAGCTGAAGATTATGGTAAAGACTTCCATTTTGAAAATCAGGTTAAGCGGACAATAAAAATGGATAAATCTTTATTAAAACAATTGATTACCATTTTATTTGATAATGCTTTGAAATACACGGACTCTGATGGGCAAATTTCAATTAGTGTTCGAACAACAGATAAAAATTTAATGGTCAGAGTGCTAGATGATGGTCCTGGAATAAAAGACATGGATAAAAAGAAAGTTTTTGACCGCTTCTATCGTGTTGATAAGGCTAGAACACGTACTAAAGGTGGATTTGGTTTGGGACTTTCTTTAGCAAAACAGATTGTTGCTTCCTTAAATGGAACAATATCAGTTAAAGACAATAAACCAAAAGGGACAATATTTGAAGTTAAACTCTAA
- a CDS encoding pyrimidine-nucleoside phosphorylase, translating into MRTVDLIQKKRDGQALTTEEINWLVNGYADGTVPDYQMAAFAMAVYFKGMTTEETRDLTMAMVGTGEQIDLSAIDGIKTDKHSTGGVGDKVTLILAPLVSSFGVPVAKMSGRGLGHTGGTLDKLEAIKGYKIDRSQEEFIKQVQEIGVSVIGQSDQLVKADKLLYALRDVTATVDIIPLIASSVMSKKIAAGADSILLDVTVGDGAFMKTIEDAETLSQLMVDLGKKVGRQTIAVITNMSQPLGRSIGNRLEVLEAIEIMQGKGREDITEFICELAQIMLKLAGVEKTISAIHRQLVDGPALRKFEEMISYQGGDLEDLYRPSSAKVKTPVLAKESGYITELPALEFGLIAMRLGAGRAVKSDLLDYESGIVFDKKVGDAVQVGDQIATIYSSNELDNKVLTEFEKNVKIGLEQIESKEIIKIVS; encoded by the coding sequence ATGAGAACAGTTGATTTAATTCAAAAGAAAAGAGATGGACAGGCCCTTACAACTGAAGAAATAAACTGGTTGGTTAATGGGTATGCTGATGGAACAGTGCCAGATTACCAAATGGCTGCATTTGCAATGGCGGTCTATTTTAAAGGCATGACAACTGAAGAAACACGCGATTTAACCATGGCTATGGTTGGAACTGGAGAACAGATTGATTTATCAGCTATTGATGGCATTAAAACTGATAAACATTCTACAGGTGGTGTTGGTGATAAAGTTACCTTGATTTTAGCGCCCCTTGTTTCAAGTTTTGGTGTACCAGTTGCTAAAATGAGTGGTCGTGGTCTTGGGCATACTGGTGGAACGCTTGACAAATTGGAAGCTATTAAAGGTTACAAAATCGATAGAAGCCAAGAAGAATTTATTAAACAGGTTCAAGAAATTGGTGTATCTGTCATTGGACAATCAGATCAATTGGTGAAAGCAGATAAGTTACTTTATGCCCTAAGAGATGTGACTGCTACGGTAGATATTATCCCTCTCATTGCAAGTTCAGTCATGAGTAAAAAAATTGCAGCAGGAGCTGACAGTATTCTTTTAGATGTAACTGTTGGTGATGGTGCATTTATGAAAACAATTGAAGATGCTGAAACGCTTTCTCAATTAATGGTTGATTTAGGGAAAAAAGTTGGACGTCAAACGATAGCTGTTATTACAAATATGAGTCAACCTTTAGGAAGATCAATTGGAAATCGTTTAGAAGTACTTGAAGCAATTGAAATAATGCAAGGTAAAGGCCGTGAGGATATCACTGAGTTTATCTGTGAATTAGCACAAATCATGCTTAAGTTAGCAGGTGTAGAGAAAACGATTTCAGCTATTCATCGCCAACTTGTCGATGGTCCTGCATTAAGAAAATTTGAAGAAATGATTTCTTATCAAGGTGGTGATTTAGAAGATCTCTATAGACCATCTTCTGCAAAAGTTAAAACGCCAGTATTGGCAAAAGAATCTGGCTATATCACTGAACTTCCTGCTCTAGAATTTGGTCTTATTGCAATGCGATTAGGAGCTGGTAGAGCAGTTAAATCTGATCTGCTTGATTATGAAAGTGGTATTGTATTTGACAAAAAAGTTGGTGATGCCGTTCAAGTTGGTGATCAAATTGCTACAATCTATTCTAGTAACGAATTAGACAATAAAGTGCTTACAGAATTCGAAAAAAATGTTAAAATAGGTTTAGAACAAATTGAATCTAAAGAGATTATTAAGATTGTTTCCTAA
- the deoC gene encoding deoxyribose-phosphate aldolase, protein MEINKYIDHTLLKADSVQSQIDQLLSEAKEYDFASVCINPSWVSYCANELKDSDVKVCTVVGFPLGATTAETKAFETKNAIENGADEIDMVLNIGRMKQGDYQAVEDDVRAVVEASGDKLVKVIIEACLLTDEEKVKACQLSVAAGADFVKTSTGFSTGGATIEDVKLMRETVGPEVGVKAAGGARSLADAQAFIEAGATRIGTSAGVKIVNGEEVNGGY, encoded by the coding sequence ATGGAAATTAACAAATATATCGATCATACTTTGCTTAAAGCAGATAGCGTTCAGAGTCAAATTGATCAGTTGTTGAGTGAAGCAAAAGAATATGATTTTGCAAGTGTTTGCATTAATCCATCTTGGGTTAGTTATTGTGCAAACGAGTTGAAAGATTCAGATGTTAAAGTATGTACAGTCGTTGGTTTTCCTTTAGGAGCTACAACTGCTGAAACAAAAGCTTTTGAAACCAAAAATGCCATTGAAAATGGTGCAGATGAGATTGACATGGTCTTGAATATTGGTCGCATGAAACAAGGTGACTATCAAGCTGTTGAAGATGATGTTCGTGCTGTTGTAGAAGCAAGTGGTGATAAACTTGTAAAAGTTATTATTGAAGCTTGTTTGCTAACAGATGAAGAAAAGGTTAAAGCTTGCCAACTATCTGTTGCAGCAGGAGCAGATTTTGTCAAAACCTCAACAGGTTTTTCAACTGGAGGCGCTACAATTGAAGATGTTAAGTTGATGCGTGAAACAGTGGGTCCAGAAGTTGGTGTTAAAGCAGCAGGTGGTGCAAGATCTCTAGCAGATGCTCAAGCCTTTATTGAAGCAGGAGCAACACGTATTGGAACTTCAGCAGGTGTTAAAATTGTTAATGGTGAGGAAGTCAATGGTGGCTACTAA
- a CDS encoding class I SAM-dependent methyltransferase produces MTKMYYDENPDSIHDIHELKVNLLNHPFTFYTDSGVFSKKMIDFGSQVLLNALNFHPNDTLLDLGCGYGPLGITLAKVQGVKATLVDINNRAIDLAKRNAEKNQADVSIFQSNIYENISDSYHHIISNPPIRAGKKVVHEIIEKSIDYLVDGGDLTIVIQKKQGAPSAKEKMADIFGNVDVLKKDKGYYILRSIKHENS; encoded by the coding sequence ATGACAAAAATGTATTATGATGAAAATCCGGACAGCATTCATGATATTCATGAATTAAAGGTAAATCTCTTAAATCACCCTTTCACCTTTTATACGGATTCTGGTGTTTTTTCAAAAAAAATGATTGACTTCGGGAGTCAAGTTTTATTAAATGCTCTAAACTTTCACCCCAATGATACCTTATTGGATTTGGGTTGTGGTTATGGCCCTCTAGGGATTACTTTAGCTAAAGTACAAGGAGTAAAGGCTACTTTAGTTGATATTAATAATAGAGCAATAGATTTAGCTAAAAGAAATGCGGAAAAAAATCAAGCTGACGTTAGCATTTTCCAGTCTAATATCTATGAAAATATTTCTGATTCTTATCATCATATCATTAGTAATCCACCCATTCGTGCTGGTAAGAAAGTCGTCCATGAGATTATTGAAAAAAGTATCGATTATCTTGTTGATGGCGGTGATTTAACAATTGTTATTCAAAAGAAACAAGGTGCACCAAGTGCCAAAGAAAAAATGGCTGACATCTTTGGTAATGTTGACGTCTTAAAAAAAGACAAAGGCTACTACATTCTTAGGAGTATAAAACATGAGAACAGTTGA
- the rpsT gene encoding 30S ribosomal protein S20, with amino-acid sequence MKTLANIKSAIKRAELNVKANEKNSAQKSAMRTAIKAYEANPTEELFRTASSSIDRAESKGLIHKNKASRDKARLAAKLG; translated from the coding sequence GTGAAAACATTGGCAAATATTAAATCAGCTATCAAACGCGCTGAACTTAACGTTAAAGCAAACGAAAAAAATTCAGCACAAAAATCAGCTATGCGTACTGCTATCAAAGCATATGAAGCTAACCCAACTGAAGAGCTTTTCCGCACTGCTTCTTCTAGCATCGATAGAGCTGAATCAAAAGGTTTGATTCATAAAAATAAAGCTAGCCGCGATAAAGCACGTCTTGCTGCTAAACTTGGCTAA
- a CDS encoding BMP family lipoprotein, whose product MNKKFIGLGLASVALLSLAACGNRGASKSDSKDAKTDLKVAMVTDTGGVDDKSFNQSAWEGLQAWGKENGLKKGSGFDYFQSTSESEYATNIDTAVSSGYKVVYGIGFALKDAIDKASGDNSDTNFVIVDDVIEGKKNVASVTFADHEAAYLAGIAAAKTTKTKIVGFVGGMEGTVITRFEKGFEAGVKSVDSSIQVKIDYAGSFGDAAKGKTIAAAQYAGGADVVYQAAGGTGAGVFNEAKAVNEKRNEADKVWVIGVDRDQKDEGKYTSKDGKASNFVLASSIKKVGKAVQLINKNVADGKFPGGKTTVYGLKDGGVDIATTSLSDDVIKAVNEAKEKIKSGDIKVPEK is encoded by the coding sequence ATGAACAAGAAATTTATTGGTCTCGGCTTAGCTTCAGTAGCTTTATTAAGTTTAGCTGCATGTGGCAATCGTGGTGCATCAAAATCTGATAGCAAAGATGCTAAAACAGATCTTAAAGTTGCAATGGTAACCGATACAGGTGGTGTTGATGATAAATCATTTAACCAATCTGCTTGGGAAGGTTTACAAGCTTGGGGAAAAGAAAATGGTCTTAAAAAAGGATCAGGATTTGATTACTTCCAATCAACAAGTGAATCTGAATATGCAACAAACATAGATACTGCTGTTTCAAGTGGTTACAAAGTTGTTTATGGTATTGGTTTCGCCTTGAAAGATGCAATTGATAAAGCTTCAGGAGATAACTCAGATACAAATTTTGTTATTGTTGATGATGTTATCGAAGGGAAAAAGAATGTTGCCAGTGTAACATTTGCCGACCATGAAGCTGCTTACCTTGCTGGTATTGCAGCTGCTAAAACTACAAAAACTAAAATTGTTGGTTTTGTAGGTGGAATGGAAGGTACTGTTATTACTCGTTTTGAAAAAGGTTTTGAAGCTGGTGTTAAATCAGTCGATAGCTCAATTCAAGTGAAAATTGACTATGCAGGTTCATTTGGTGACGCTGCTAAAGGTAAAACAATTGCAGCTGCTCAATACGCAGGTGGTGCAGATGTTGTTTACCAAGCCGCAGGTGGTACTGGAGCAGGAGTCTTCAATGAAGCTAAAGCTGTCAACGAAAAACGTAACGAAGCTGATAAAGTTTGGGTTATCGGTGTAGACCGTGACCAAAAAGATGAAGGGAAATACACTTCAAAAGATGGCAAAGCATCAAACTTTGTACTTGCATCTTCAATTAAAAAAGTTGGAAAAGCAGTTCAATTAATCAATAAAAATGTTGCTGATGGAAAATTCCCTGGTGGAAAAACAACAGTTTATGGACTTAAAGATGGTGGGGTAGATATTGCTACAACAAGCCTATCAGATGATGTTATTAAAGCTGTTAACGAAGCTAAAGAAAAAATTAAATCTGGAGACATTAAAGTTCCTGAAAAATAA
- a CDS encoding cytidine deaminase: MVRKSMVATNLVALAIDASKNAYVPYSHFPIGAALKTKEGHVFTGCNIENASFGLTNCGERTAIFKAVSEGYKDLTEIAIYGETQEPVSPCGACRQVMAEFFPASAKVTLIAKDGRTQETSVGDLLPYSFTDLN, translated from the coding sequence ATGGTGAGGAAGTCAATGGTGGCTACTAATTTAGTTGCATTAGCAATTGATGCTAGTAAAAATGCCTATGTTCCATACTCTCACTTTCCCATAGGTGCAGCTTTGAAAACAAAAGAAGGTCATGTTTTTACAGGTTGTAACATTGAAAATGCTAGTTTTGGTTTAACTAATTGTGGTGAAAGAACTGCAATTTTTAAAGCAGTATCAGAAGGGTATAAAGACTTGACTGAAATTGCTATATATGGAGAAACACAAGAGCCGGTTTCACCTTGTGGAGCTTGTCGCCAAGTTATGGCGGAATTTTTCCCAGCTTCGGCCAAAGTTACCCTGATCGCAAAAGACGGTCGCACTCAAGAAACAAGTGTAGGTGACTTACTTCCTTATTCTTTTACAGATTTAAATTAA